Within the Myxococcota bacterium genome, the region TCACTCGTGCGCTGGCTGGGCGAGGACCGCGGCCCGCGGGGCATCCTGATCGCCTGGCTCGCGGGCCTTTTGATCCCAGGCGGCCCGTACGTGTTCTTCCCGGTGGTCGCGAGTCTGTGGGCGAAGGGCGTGTCGGCGGGCGCGCTGATCACGCTCATCACCGCCAAGACGCTGGTCAGCCCGATCCGCATGCTGACCTACGAGGCGCCGCTGATCGGCTGGCCGCTCACCTGGGCGCGCTTCATTCCTGCCGTCTTGTTGCCGCCGCTCGTCGGCGTGGTGGGTCAGTGGCTGTTCCGTCTGTTCCAGGCGCGCGGCGCCCGGTAGCACGGGGCGGCCGCACCACGTTAGGATCCCCGCCGTGATCATCGTGATGAAGGCCGAGTTCGGACCCGAGGCGCCCGAGACGCGCCAGGTGATCCGCATGGCCGAGCGCCACCCCGACATCCGCACCGAAGTCCATGTGATTCGCGGCTCGATGCGCACGCTGACCGAGATCTAC harbors:
- a CDS encoding permease; protein product: MKRRRGMDANLWILLGLTLAALAWAWAQDPALPAAGLASSARLVRGVWLELALGFVLAGLFDVLVPQESLVRWLGEDRGPRGILIAWLAGLLIPGGPYVFFPVVASLWAKGVSAGALITLITAKTLVSPIRMLTYEAPLIGWPLTWARFIPAVLLPPLVGVVGQWLFRLFQARGAR